GCCACAGGAACCGTTTGGGAAGCCATGATTTTCTATCTTTATTCATCCACAAATTTATACCCCATTCCCCGAACTGTATGAATTCGTTTCGGCGAGGCAGGATTATCCTCGATTTTTTCCCGAAGCTTTTTTATATGTGCATCAATTGTCCGATCAAGCACAGTCTTATCGGCATAAGGATAGAGATGCTGAATGAGATCCTCTCTTGATAACACGACATTTGGATTCTCCATGAAATGAAATAATAGATTAAATTCATGTTTCGTCAAATGCAGTTGCTTATCGAAAAGCACTACCTCCCCTTTTCTCGGTTTGATGCACAGCCCGCCATAGGTAATCTTTTGACAAAATTGTCCCGTTCGACGTAAAACCGCTTCAACATGCGCGACAAGTTCATCAGGGTCAAACGGCTTTGTCAGGTAATCATCCGCCCCCATTTTCAGTCCATTAATTTTATCATCGGTCCGAGCTTTGGCGGATAGCATGATAATCGATACCTCATTCCGTTCTCGCTCCCTAACCCATGTGCAGAAATCCTCTCCACTAACTTTCGGAAGCATTAGATCAAGGACAATTAAACAAGGGTGCCAGGTTAGAAAAATAGTTTTTGCCTCTTCCCCATCGGCTGCTTCCATCACGTCATAATCGGCTTTCTTCAAATAAATACTGACAAGCTCGCGGATCATTTTATCATCCTCGACCACTAAAATTGTTTGCTTCACCATGTTCACCTCAGGCCTATTGTACGCTATAAAACCGGTCTATTTCATCTTTTCAAATTCCTGAACCATCCGTTCATAACTCATTGCACCAAATGCCTTGAACTGAATAATTCCATTTGGATCAATCATAAAGGAAGTTGGGATTGGACGTATCCCATAATTTGTAGCTACTTCGATTTGTTTATCAAGCAAAATGGGAAACGTTACCTGAAACTCATTTACAAAATCCTGTACCTGCTGCAAACTCTTCTCTGTTTGTGTTAAATTAATCGCCAAAATAACGATATCTTCATTTTGATAAAACTTTTCCATATCCGGCATCTCCGCACGGCATGGCGGACACCAGGTTGCCCAAAAGTTGACCATTACCCGCTGCCCACGGTAATCGGATAGTTTCACAGTTTTACCGGCTAATGTTTGAAGCTGGAAGTCCGGAGCAATGTTTCCCATCTCTAAACCAACTGTGGGATCAGCAGTTGTTGCTTCACTTTTATCAGCGGTCGATGGTTCGGTTGCCTTACC
This Virgibacillus phasianinus DNA region includes the following protein-coding sequences:
- a CDS encoding response regulator transcription factor gives rise to the protein MKQTILVVEDDKMIRELVSIYLKKADYDVMEAADGEEAKTIFLTWHPCLIVLDLMLPKVSGEDFCTWVRERERNEVSIIMLSAKARTDDKINGLKMGADDYLTKPFDPDELVAHVEAVLRRTGQFCQKITYGGLCIKPRKGEVVLFDKQLHLTKHEFNLLFHFMENPNVVLSREDLIQHLYPYADKTVLDRTIDAHIKKLREKIEDNPASPKRIHTVRGMGYKFVDE
- a CDS encoding redoxin domain-containing protein, which produces MKKAVILIVLLGMVGFAVYDFVDQPDDSASPDTDEAKESSSVNGKATEPSTADKSEATTADPTVGLEMGNIAPDFQLQTLAGKTVKLSDYRGQRVMVNFWATWCPPCRAEMPDMEKFYQNEDIVILAINLTQTEKSLQQVQDFVNEFQVTFPILLDKQIEVATNYGIRPIPTSFMIDPNGIIQFKAFGAMSYERMVQEFEKMK